One window from the genome of Danaus plexippus chromosome 24, MEX_DaPlex, whole genome shotgun sequence encodes:
- the LOC116776017 gene encoding facilitated trehalose transporter Tret1-like — translation MSLLSDRYFWRQGLVFFADLSYSINTGFMLSFPSLLNAAILSPNTTDIRATNDQASSIAGSQGLSGVIGFCLLPFLLQSLGRKVVNIGINAIVGVGFLVFVLANNIAALYAARMIQGLSICGVYVTIITLAEYCNAKRRGYFITLKKGSVAIGSLMCHSMGLFWTWRQVAAFAIIPNIIAIFMTFFWPESPPFLAMKGRYSECEKSYKWLHGEGSEVKKDFEAIISAQMERRTQEKNKMSFKTTFLKIFRKDYLLPFVVVNLLTLIIDCCGRYYTLAYIVQIVIDITGDASIATYCTIGSDLLTVVALACSCFIVSTFKRRQNLFTFGAISVILMFLTSIVTYFRTEFNISINVWLAPIIILTNIFVVNAGVIPTCFAIVSEIFPIEHKGSGLCTTGIVFTLLYAGVMKFTPMLMEHTGVHGTFAIYATLNLVSFVILYFILIETKDRTLQEIEDELKGIKKRDGIYPYNNDQLLKDSEKI, via the exons atGAGTTTGTTAAGTGACCGTTACTTTTGGAGACag GGATTAGTATTCTTTGCGGACTTATCATATTCTATAAATACCGGGTTTATGCTGTCATTTCCATCTTTACTGAACGCCGCCATTTTGTCTCCAAATACCACTGACATCAGAGCTACCAATGATCAGGCGTCCTCGATTG ctgGAAGTCAAGGTCTTTCTGGGGTTATTGGATTCTGCCTTCTTCCATTCCTATTGCAATCATTGGGCAGAAAAGTCGTTAACATAGGAATTAATGCAATTGTTGGAGTAGGATTTCTAGTATTTGTGTTAGCTAATAATATTGCAGCTTTATATGCAGCTAGAATGATCCAAGGTCTATCAATTTGTGGAGTATATGTCACTATAATAACGCTAGCAGAATACTGTAATGCCAAGCGACGAGGTTACTTCATAACATTAAAGAAAGGTTCGGTTGCTATTGGCTCATTAATGTGCCACTCCATGGGACTATTCTGGACATGGAGACAAGTTGCTGCTTTTGCAATTATTCCGAACATCATAGCAATATTTATGACGTTTTTTTGGCCGGAGAGTCCTCCTTTTTTAGCAATGAAGGGAAGGTATTCTGAATGTGAAAAATCTTACAAATGGCTACACGGTGAAGGTTCAGAAGTCAAAAAAGATTTTGAAGCTATTATATCTGCCCAAATGGAACGGCGAAcacaagaaaaaaacaaaatgtcctttaaaacaacatttttgaaaatatttcgaaaAGACTATTTATTACCATTTGTAGTTgtcaatttattaacattgatTATAGACTGCTGTGGAAGATACTATACTTTGGCTTATATTGTTCAGATTGTTATAGATATAACTGGTGACGCATCTATTGCAACATATTGTACCATAGGGTCTGATTTGCTTACAGTAGTAGCTTTGGCATGTTCCTGTTTCATCGTTTCTACTTTTAAACGGCGCcaaaatttgtttacatttgGAGCAATatcagtaattttaatgtttttgacaAGTATAGTGACATATTTTCGAACAGAAttcaatataagtattaatgtATGGTTGGctccaattattattttaactaatatttttgtcgtCAACGCTGGGGTTATACCAACTTGTTTTGCTATCGTCAGCGAGATCTTCCCAATAGAACATAAGGGTTCTGGACTTTGCACGACGGGTATAGTTTTTACGTTATTGTATGCTGGTGTTATGAAATTCACGCCGATGTTGATGGAGCATACCGGGGTCCACGGTACTTTTGCTATTTACGCTACACTGAATCTAGTTAGTtttgtgatattatattttattttaattgaaacaaagGACAGAACTCTTCAAGAAATTGAAGATGAACTAAAAGGTATCAAGAAACGTGATGGTATTTATCCGTACAATAATGATCAACTCTTGAAAGAttcagaaaaaatttaa
- the LOC116775957 gene encoding glucose transporter GlcP-like, which translates to MRWYRDLYFWRQSVILFADASYSVGTGFMLSFPSLLNAAILSPNSNDITVTKSQASSIAGSQGLGGTIGFCFLPFFMQTFGRKTVHIAINLLVGIGFLIFVLASNIESLYAARLIQGLSICGVYVTTIMIAEYSDARRRGYFITLKKGAVAVGSLICHSIGVFLEWRQVAALAIIPNIVAIIMTFFWPESPYFLAFKERFDECEKSYKWLHGDSPKNDKDLEDIILAQENRILRERNKKSFKKTILKMFRKDFQIPFWVVCLLTLIIDCCGRYYTLAYLIQMLIEITGDKSIAIIFTIGSDFLTVVAIAFSCFYIKAFKRRQNLFFFGFSSVTLMYLISLITYIRINFNIAISVWLAPAIILFNVFIVNAGVIPICFAIIGEIFPVEHKGSGLLTTGIVFTLLYAGVLKFTPIMMENTGVQGTYAIYGSLNLISLVILYFILIETKDKTLQEIENDVKGIKKRDKYKCTINEQPLMR; encoded by the exons ATGCGTTGGTATCGGGATCTTTATTTCTGGAGACag AGTGTAATACTATTTGCAGACGCATCATACTCGGTTGGCACTGGCTTCATGTTGTCTTTTCCGTCACTGCTAAACGCTGCCATTTTGTCTCCAAATAGTAATGACATCACAGTTACCAAGTCCCAAGCTTCATCAATTG CTGGGAGTCAAGGTCTGGGAGGAACCATTGGATTTTGTTTTCTTCCGTTCTTTATGCAAACATTTGGTAGAAAAACCGTACACATAGCAATAAACCTGCTTGTCGGAATAGGATTTCTAATTTTTGTCTTAGCGAGTAATATTGAATCTTTATATGCGGCAAGACTGATACAAGGTTTATCGATTTGCGGAGTCTATGTTACTACTATTATGATAGCCGAATATTCTGATGCGAGACGGCGTGGCTACTTCATAACGCTGAAAAAAGGCGCGGTTGCTGTAGGATCTTTAATTTGTCATTCAATTGGGGTCTTTTTAGAATGGAGGCAAGTCGCAGCACTGGCAATTATTCCCAATATAGTTGCAATTATCATGACTTTTTTCTGGCCGGAAAGTCCATACTTTTTGGCGTTCAAAGAAAGATTTGATGAATGCGAGAAATCTTATAAGTGGTTGCATGGTGATAGTCCAAAGAATGATAAGGATTTAGAAGACATAATTTTGGCTCAAGAAAACCGGATACTACgggaaagaaataaaaaatcattcaagAAAACAATCCTGAAAATGTTCCGAAAAGATTTTCAAATACCTTTTTGGGTCGTTTGTTTGCTAACTTTGATTATTGACTGTTGTGGGAGATACTACACATTAGCATATCTTATACAaatgttaattgaaattacTGGTGACAAATCtattgcaataatttttacgATAGGGTCTGACTTTCTCACTGTTGTAGCTATAGCATTTTCCTGCTTCTATATCAAAGCTTTTAAACGacgacaaaatttatttttttttggattttcgTCAGTgacattaatgtatttaataagccttataacatatataagaattaatttcaatattgcgATTAGTGTATGGTTAGCGccagctataattttatttaacgtttttattgTCAACGCTGGCGTAATACCGATTTGTTTTGCTATTATCGGTGAGATATTTCCAGTGGAACATAAGGGATCTGGTTTATTAACAACAGGGATAGTATTCACTCTGCTGTATGCtggtgttttaaaattcactcCCATAATGATGGAAAATACTGGAGTGCAGGGTACTTATGCAATTTACGGTTCTTTGAATCTTATTAGCTTggtgattttatatttcattttaatagaaacaaaagATAAAACGCTCCAAGAAATTGAGAATGATGTCAAGGGTATAAAAAAacgagataaatataaatgcacAATAAATGAACAACCTTTAATGCGATAA